Proteins found in one Bremerella volcania genomic segment:
- a CDS encoding DUF1501 domain-containing protein — protein MIPSRRNLLQAASCGFGYLALSALCQQSTLAESSGSLEPKVPPLRPRARRVIFLCMSGGPAQLDLFDYKPQTGQKKHPGSVYPFRQRGESGQWISDLLPETSRHADKLCMINGMHADTGNHAQSFLQLHTGERLRQRPSMGAWINYGLGTENQNLPGFISLNTSKPSVFSSAFLPPVYEGTPIGTNGENMSNATINNIRGDHLSDKAKRQQLDFIQALNQQHLQQNPDAGKLEGVIESMELAYRMQSTAPQLLDTSTESEETLQRYRVGKSLSVGTCMPSDFGRQCLLARRFAEAGVRFIELNHGSWDQHKNHRRDLEANCEVTDAPIAALLDDLEMRGMLDDTLVVWGGEFGRPGLTPDNGKDESGHNYRGFTFWMAGGGVKAGYTHGKTDETGSRAVEGKVHFRDLHATILHALGLEHDRLTFFHEGREHRLTGPEGGKVVHEILA, from the coding sequence ATGATTCCATCTCGCAGAAACCTGTTGCAAGCAGCATCGTGCGGGTTCGGGTACTTGGCCCTATCGGCACTATGTCAGCAGTCGACTTTGGCAGAATCTTCTGGTTCGTTGGAGCCGAAAGTACCGCCGCTGCGTCCGAGAGCCCGACGGGTCATTTTTCTGTGCATGAGCGGCGGGCCGGCTCAATTGGATTTGTTCGACTACAAGCCGCAAACAGGTCAGAAGAAGCATCCCGGTTCGGTCTATCCATTCAGGCAGCGCGGCGAAAGCGGCCAATGGATTTCGGATCTCTTGCCGGAAACGTCGCGACATGCCGATAAGCTTTGCATGATCAACGGCATGCATGCCGATACTGGCAACCACGCGCAATCGTTCCTGCAACTTCATACTGGCGAACGGCTCCGGCAGCGCCCCAGCATGGGCGCGTGGATCAACTATGGCCTGGGGACCGAGAACCAGAATTTGCCTGGCTTCATCAGTCTAAATACCTCGAAGCCCTCCGTTTTTTCAAGTGCGTTTCTCCCGCCTGTCTACGAGGGAACGCCGATCGGTACCAACGGCGAGAACATGTCGAACGCCACAATCAACAACATCCGTGGCGATCATCTCTCCGACAAGGCCAAACGTCAACAGTTGGATTTCATCCAGGCTCTGAACCAGCAGCACCTCCAGCAGAATCCAGATGCGGGAAAGCTGGAAGGGGTGATCGAGTCGATGGAACTCGCCTATCGCATGCAGAGTACCGCACCGCAATTGCTCGATACCAGCACCGAGTCGGAAGAAACGCTCCAGCGATATCGTGTTGGTAAGTCGCTTTCGGTTGGAACTTGTATGCCTTCTGATTTTGGCCGCCAATGCCTCTTGGCCCGACGGTTTGCGGAAGCAGGCGTCCGTTTCATCGAACTCAATCATGGAAGTTGGGACCAGCATAAGAACCATCGGCGCGACTTGGAAGCCAACTGCGAAGTCACCGATGCCCCCATCGCAGCGCTGCTGGACGACCTCGAGATGCGCGGAATGCTGGACGACACGCTGGTTGTCTGGGGAGGTGAGTTTGGCCGACCAGGCTTGACGCCGGACAACGGCAAGGACGAAAGTGGACACAACTACCGCGGCTTCACCTTCTGGATGGCTGGCGGCGGAGTGAAGGCCGGCTACACGCACGGCAAGACCGACGAGACTGGCTCACGCGCGGTGGAAGGGAAAGTTCATTTTCGCGATCTGCATGCGACTATTCTGCATGCCCTTGGGCTTGAGCACGACCGCCTGACGTTCTTTCACGAAGGAAGAGAACACCGCCTGACCGGACCAGAAGGTGGTAAGGTAGTCCACGAGATACTTGCCTGA